GGGTGACTGGCATCCCGCAGGATCTGAAACCGTCGATTACGTACGAAAACCTGCTATGGCCAGATGGCAGGCACTACCTCACCAGCGTGGCACCGGTGGGAACCGCCACCAGCATTGATCTAGGCTGGCAAGTCGTCATGCGCCAACCCATCGAGTCCACGACGCAGGCAGTCGCTGCCCTGCAGATCAGACTGCTCTGGCTGGGTGCACTCACGTTTCTGGTCATCATCCTCATCGCGCACCGGATCGCCATCCGGTTGACCCGACCCATCGAAGAGCTTGTAAGAGTTGCCCGAATCATCGAGCGAGAACCAGAGCACGCCCGGTTTCCAAGCGAATCCGGATCACCAGAGTTGACTGCACTGACCCGAGCTCTTGAGTCAATGACCAGCAGCTTGTTGAGCCGGGAACAAGAACTGGCCAATCTGAACGCGAATCTGGAAACGCAGGTCGAGTCGCGTACTGATGAACTCAGACAGGCCAATCAGAAGCTTGAGTTGCTGGCACGAACTGACCCCCTGACCGGACTGCTCAATCGGAGACACTTTGAAGAGGCATTGCATGTGCACCACCGGCAATTCCTTCAAACCCGGGAGCCGTACGACATCCTGATGCTGGATGCAGATCATTTCAAGTCCATCAATGACCGGTTTGGTCATCAGATCGGGGACCAGGTGCTACAAACCTTGGGCAAACTCATGGTTCAGACCATTCGTGGCACAGACGTGTGCGCGCGCTACGGGGGTGAGGAGTTCATCATTCTGGTCCCCCGGCGCAGCAGCTCCTCGGAAGGCCGTGAACTGGCCGAACGCATTCGACAACTGGTTGAGCAGACAGAATTTATGCACGCCGGTCATGTCACCATTAGTGTAGGTGTCAGCCAGTCACACAAAAGCGACGCAAGCCCGGAGGCTGTTATCGCTCGCGCCGATGCGGCGCTATATCAGGCGAAAGCACAAGGTCGCAACCAGGTGGTACAGATTCCAGGCGATACTGCGTGCTGACTGTCGAACTGGATCAGACCCCGCCGAGCAGGCCCAGTGCGCCAAGAGCGCCACCGATCGCAATCAGAAGAACCAGCGGGATCTTGCCCCACAGCACCAGACCGACGGTCACGGCAGAAAGCAGCCAGATTGGCCAGTCTGCCTGCAACTCCGTGCCGGCGGTGGCGAGCGTCCATCCTGATGCAATCAGCATGGAGATCACAACTGGACTCATACCCTGTTTGAACGCTCTGACAAACAGTTTGTGCGCGTTTTGCTGGACCCATCTCGCTGCCCCGTATACGATCAGCGAGCATGGCACCATCATGCAGATCATCGACAGCATCGCCGCAAAGAAGGCTGTCCAGTAACTGCCTGCATTCATGCCGACATTCCAGCCCAGCAATGCCACAAACAGCACGTTGGGTCCTGGTGCCGACTGTGCCAGGGCAACTGACGCGGTCACCTGTTCATTGGTGATCCATCCTTGTTCAACCACCAGAAAGCGGCGCATCTCAGGCAGCAGAATCAGTGGGCCACCCATGGAGATGGCCGACAGAATGAGGAAGTTCTCGGCCAGACGCCACCAGTCTATCAACGCCAAGACTACGGTCGGGTCCTGGCTCATGACTGTCCCCTGTCTTTCCTGGAGCTTGCCGGATCAGCGGCTCGGTGTCGTCCAAGGCACCGATACGCGTACACGCAGGCCAGACCTCCCAATCCGAACAGAGCATAGGCGACACGCATATGCAGCAACCCGATCATCACGAAGGTCACCACCACCAGCACTGCACAGACCCGCAAGCCCATCACATTGGATGGCAGCGCCGTCAACAATTTGATACCGGTTGCAATCAGCAAGCCTGCGGCAACCGCACCCATGCCACGCAATGCGTTCGATACTTCCGGCAGGTGGCCAAAACTGGAGTACAGCACGGCCAGACCAAGCACCAGGAATGAGGGAAACAGGAACACGCCCAGAACAGCGGCAAATGCACCGCGCGCTCCGAAATGCCGCGACCCGATGATGATGCCCATATTGATGGCCGGTGGGCCTGGCATGGTTCTGGCGACTGCCCAGTCCTCCAGAAACTCCTCCCGCGTCATCCACTTCTTGTTCTGAACCAGTCCCTTTTCGATAAACGCTATGATGCCTCCGAACCCTTGCAGGGCGAGCAGGCTAAAAAACACAAACAGCTCCCTGACGGAGCCTGGCGCTTTTCTGGGTTCAGGAGACATGAATGAAAACTCGCTCGGCAAGTAAAACGGAAAGCCAGCACAACAACAAGCGCGGACATGTCACATGCCAGGCCGCGAGTCGGTGCATGAATCTGCTGATGATACCTGTGTGGCGACCTCGTCAAGTAGTGTTTGCACGGAGGTTATTCGGGTATGCCAGAACCTTCACCAAGATTCGCTTTGCACCAGATTGAGTTTGTGATTCAATCCAACTGTGGCGTAACAGGGCTGTAACAATTCAAAACGAATGCCTGGCCTGTTCACCAGAAAAAGAAGAATGCGACGTGTCGTGCGACCAATGTATGACATGTCTTTGACTGATACGGAGACGATCATGAAACTAAAGTACTGGCTTACTGTAAGCGGTGCCTGCGCGGCTGTGACATTTGGCATGGCGCCCGTCGCCATGGCACAGGAATGCGGCAACCGCGGTGACCTCGACACGCTTTACTGCGATGAAAACAAGGACCTGGTTGCCGACACGCCGACCGACCCAGCAAAGCTCAAGGACCCGTCAACGATCGTCTTCACCTACACACCTGTTGAGGATCCCGCTGTCTACGAAGACTTGTTCTCGCCGTTCGTAGACTATCTCGCAGATTGTGTCGATAAGCGTGTCGTCTTTTATCAAGTTCAGAGCAATGCTGCAGAGATCGAAGCGATGCGCTCAGGACGTCTGCATGTCGGTGGTTTCTCCACAGGTCCGACCGCATTTGCCGTAAACATCGCCGGTGCCGTACCGTTTGCAGTCAAAGGTTATGAAGACGGCTTCCAGGGCTACAACCTGATTGTGATCGCCAAGAAAGACAAGCCGTACGAATCGCTCAAAGATCTCAAAGGCCAGAAGGTTGCACACACCTCTCCATCCTCGAACTCGGGACACATGGCGCCCATGGCCCTGTTCCCCGGACAGGGTCTGGTACCCGAGCAAGACTACAAAGTCCTTTTCTCAGGCAAGCATGACCAGTCCGTCATGGGTGTGAACTCCGGCGACTATGATGCTGCCGCCGTTGCGTCAGACGTATTCAATCGCATGGCCGAGCGCGGACAGATTAACAAAGACGATTTCAAGATCATCTACACCAGCGCCAAGTTCCCGACCTCTTCGTTTGCCTACTCGCACGACCTCAAGCCAGAACTTCGCGACAAGATGCTCACCTGCTTCTATGAATACCGTTTCCCGGACTCCATGAAACAGGCATTTGATGGTGCAGACCGCTTCTATCCGATCAGTTTCAAGGACGACTGGGCGATTATCCGGGAGGTCGCCGAGGCAGGTGGGCAGAGCTTTAACCGTGCCTCCTACGAGGCTGAGACAGCCAAGTCCAAGAAGTAATTGTTGACACGTCACTGACAGCAGGAATCCATCTCATGGGTGCAGCATTACGAATCGAGAACCTTTTCAAATCCTACAAGGCGGGGGTTCCTGTCTTGCAGGGGATAGACCTGGAGGTCTCCGGTGATGGCGTGACGGCCATCATCGGCCCCTCTGGCACGGGAAAAAGCACTCTTTTACGGTGCATCAACCGTCTGGTCGAGCCAACCTCGGGCAAAGTTGTTCTTGAAACTGGGTCAGGAGAAATTGATCTGGCATCGGTTCGTGGTTCCGCTCTCAGGCAGGCCCGGCGACGGGTCGGCATGGTCTTCCAGGAGTACAACCTGGTGGAGCGACTGAGTGTGATGGAGAACCTGCTGACAGGGCGTCTGGGCTACCTGCCTGCGTGGAAAGCCTGGCTCAGAAGGTTTGACCAGACCGATATCAATCATGCCTTTGAGTTGCTCGAATCCGTGGGACTGGCCCAGCACGCCTCTCAGCGTGCCGATGCACTCTCGGGTGGCCAGCGGCAACGGGTCGGCATTGCACGGGCACTCATGCAGCGCCCCGAGCTCTTGCTGGCTGACGAGCCGACATCCTCACTGGACCCAAAGACCTCTGTCGAAATCATGGAACTGATGACCGGGCTGGCTCAGGCACAAAGCATTCCGATCATCATCAACATGCACGATGTGGAGCTGGCCAAACGATTTGCCAGACGAATCATCGGCATGTCGGGTGGCAAGATTGTCTTTGATGGTGACAAGAGTACGCTTGAAGCGTCACACCTCAAACAGATCTATGGTGGTGAGTCGTGGCTACAGTGACTGACCAAACCGGCGTGACACCTTCTCTCAAACCATTTTCGATTTCGCCCAAAGCGAAGATCGGCTTCTTGCTGATGCTGGTTTATGTGATTTATGCAGCCGCTCAGCTGGATTTCACATACTCGCGTTTCATTACTGGTCTGGACAACGCGAGTACATTTCTCGCACGAATGATTCCTCCCAACTTCTCTCGCTCGTCAATCCTGATCAAAGGAATGCTTGAAAGCCTCGAAATTGCCGTGCTTGCCTCGACACTTGGCATCGCACTCGCATTGCCGATCGGTCTGCTGGGTGCGCGCAATCTGATGCCAGGATGGGCCAGCTGGCCCGCTCGCACCCTGGTTGCCGTGTGCCGTGCCCTACACCCGGTGATCGTGGCCATTCTGTTCGTCAAGGCAGTGGGTTTCGGGGCACTGGCTGGCATTCTGGCGCTGACAGTGGCATCCATCGGATTCATCGGCAAACTCTTCACCGAAGCAGTCGAAGAGATTTCGATCAAGCAGGTCGAAGCTGTGCGGGCCAGCGGTGCCTCGTTTGCCAACGTGATCCTGTTTGCCGTGCTGCCACAGGTTTTTGCGCGCTTTGTCGGTTTTTCGACCTATCAGTTTGATTCCAACCTACGCAACTCAACCATGGTCGGTATTGTCGGCGCCGGAGGGATCGGCGGCACACTCTTCTCCGCCTTCCAGCGATTTGACTACGATTTTGTGGCGGCAATCCTGATCACGATCATCGCGGTGATCATGCTGGGCGAGATCCTCGCCAACCTGGTGCGTGCAATTTTTGTCGACAACCTGAGCCTGGGGGACATTTTCAAGCGCGAACCTCGTGCCCAGAAGCGCCCGGACGGAGCAGACGCATGAGCGAGGCCGTGGCAGCTCAAACAAAGCAAACGAATCCAGGGACTCAACACGACCGTATCTGGGTACGGTACACCCTGGGTCAGAGAGTGTTGCGATTCGCCATTTATCTGGCGGTTGTCATTGCGATTGTGCAGTCGATTCGCAATATCAACATCATCCCGGAGTTTCTCTATGATGCCCCGGAGCAGATGGCTGATCTTTTCAACCGGATGTGGCCTGTTGACTGGGCGCATTATCCGGATTCTGTGCATACGGCTCTGGTCGAAACCATCCACATCGCCACACTGGGAACCATTCTCTCGGTCATGCTCGCCATTCCAGTCGGCCTGCTGGCCGCAAACAACTTCACCCCGAGCAAGATCCTGAACTTTCTGGCCAGACTGATTCTGGTTTCAAGTCGCTCGGTGAATTCACTGGTGTGGGCACTCCTGTTTATTGCGATCTTCGGCCCAGGACCGCTTGCTGGAACTATGGCGATCGCCTTTCGCTCGATTGGATTTGTTGGCAAACTGGTTGGTGAAGCGATCGAGCAAGCACATGCAGGGTCAATCGAGGCATTAAAGGCTGCGGGCGCCACAAAGTCCTCACAACTCAACTACGGGTACTGGCCACAGATCAAACCCGCTTTCTGGTCAATCGTGCTGCTGCGCTGGGATATCAACGTTCGCGAATCAGCAGTGCTCGGACTGGTCGGCGCGGGCGGCATCGGGATGACACTTGATACAGCGATGAACCTGTTTCAGTGGGAACGGGTCGCCGTGATCCTGATCGCCATATTTGTGATTGTGATCCTGGCAGAAATCCTTATCACCCAGGTACGTAAGCGGATTCTTTAAGGGAACCTCTCGACACTGCGTGCAACCAAGGGATTAACCCTTTACGGATTAACTATAATTCGCACCAGTTAAACCTTTAGGCGCAGCCATGAAAAAAGCCCTGGTTCAATCACTTTCCTGTGCGATGCTCGCCGCGCCTGCGAGCATCGCCGTCGCCGGCCCCTCAGGCAGCGAAGAAAACTGGATGCGTTCGGCATGGAACACAGCTGTCGACCATGTCAGCACCACGTGGCGCGACGGGGATATCGAGCTGTACGTCCCGCTTTACACTTGGCACCTGCCGTTTGCCTACAGACAGGAGCTACTCGACTCATACACCGAGTACCCAGGTGGCATCGGCCTTGGAAAAGGGCGCTACAACCAGAACGGCAACTGGGAAGGCATGTATGCGATGGGATTTCGTGACTCCCACGGGGACCCTTCATTCATGCTCGGGTATGGATGGGTACCCACCTGGGAGCTCGGACAGTCCCAGGTCAAAGTCGGGGTTGGCCTGACAGGGTTCCTGATGTCGCGCAGTGATTATTTTGGGGGCATACCATTTCCTGGTGTACTCCCTGTCGCATCGGTCAGCTACAAGAACCTGGCCCTGCAGGCAGCCTACGTGCCGGGCGGCCAGAACAACGGCAACGTATTCTTCATCTGGGGCAAATGGACCTTCAACTGAGGTCTCTCAGACAAGACCTCGCTGGCAGACCTAAATTGATTGACTCCCTTGACACGCCACGCAACATATCACTGCACCGGATCAAGCCGTATCAGTTGGCCATCGGCCTGATCAGTGAGGATGTACAGTAATCCATCCGGTCCTTGCCGCACATCACGCACGCGCTGTTTCAGATCGGGCAACTCGACACTGGCCGGAACCAGGCTGTCCCCTTGGACTTGCAGGCGATGAAGGTTCCTGAATTTCAGCGAACCAACAATCAGATTTCCTTTCCAGTCCGCCCCGTAGCGATCACTGGTAATCTCGGCCATGCCGGAAGGCGCGATCGACGGGGTCCACTGCAAAACCGGCTGCTCCATACCTGGCGCCTGGGTGATGCCCTGACCGATCCGGCCACCACCATAGTTCTCACCATAAGTGATGACAGGCCAGCCGTAGTTCAGCCCAGGTCTGATCCGGTTAACCTCGTCACCTCCCTGGGGACCATGCTCATGTATCCAGACCGTTCCATCATCTGCCATCACGCCGCCCTGGATGTTGCGATGACCATAACTCCAGATCTCGGGCGCATGAGACTGGCCATCAAACATCGGATTATTCAGGGGCACTGATCCGTCCGGGAAGACCCTCACAACCTTACCGATATGATTCTCCAGATTCTGCGCCTGCTGCATCTGGCCATACCGGTCGCCGAGCCCCAGCAAGAGCGACCCATCCTCTAACTGGATGATCCTGCAACCGAAGTGCAAGGTGCTGGCAATCTTGGGCATTTGACGAAACAGCACCTGGACATCTTCAAGCTGTGTGCGGTCATCAGACAGACGCGCCTTGGCCAGTGCGGTCGAATTAGCCCTGGAGGTCGGGTTCTCCGGATCGGGTTCCGAATAGCAAAAGTAGAGTTGCCGATTCGCGCCATACTCGCGATCAGTCACCAGATCGAGTAATCCTCCCTGCCCGCCCACACTGATTGCGGGCAAACCCGCCAGAGCTGCACCTACCCCACCTTCTGCCGAGACGACACGCAGACGTCCAGGTCGTTCAGTGACCAGCATGTTTCCGTTCTCGATAAAGGCCAGGGCCCAGGGGTTCTCAAGACCCTCTGCCACCACCGTCGGCGCGAGCCTGGCCTGGGAACTTGCTACACCCGCCGTGCCAGACATCACAATGAACAGCGCACAGCGTACGATGTTGGTAACGGAAAAGGTTCTGGTCGCGCAACTCTTCATCGGACTCTCCCAAATACGCCGGCGTGCAGGGTTACAAGCGATGAGACCTCCGCCATGCCGATCAGTTCCGCTGCCCCCCTTCTGGAGACCAGTCGCCCGGCATCTTGACCAACTGTGAGCGCAAGCCCATGACTTCAGCCATGGGGTGATTCGCGGGTCATTTACGGGATTTCAGCCCTACCATTCGGGCTCGTGGGTGCCGCATGGCACACACACCTGATTGAACCTCGCGGGCGTCGCGGCCATCTGTTCGGCTGGTGCTACAGCCGCCACCTCTCCAAACGGGGTCTGCATGGTCTGAAGCCAGGGACGCACCTCATCGAGCGTCAACTCGGGTTCCAGAAGACCATTTTCTCGTTCACCCAACTGACGCAGCCAACGAGCAGTCTGTGCCAGTGAAACCCTGACCAGCCAGCTGCCGCCTTCTGTTGCACGCCTGCGCAGGGCAACCATGGCACCCATGGCAGCCAGATACCCGGAGGCATAATCCAGGGCCTGGCAAGGCAGCTTACCAGGGCCACTCAATCCGGCAGCCATCCCTTCAGCATGAGCGATCCCGGTCGCACTCTGGACCAGACTGTCATAGCCGCGACGCATGGCCCAGGGTCCAGTGTGCCCATAAGCAGAAAGCGTGACATAAATGATCCCGGGCCTCACCCTTGCCAGCGCCTCAGGACCCATCCCTTTCTGCGTAAGCCCGCCAGGGCGAAAGGCCTGGATGAACACGTCACCTTGCCGCACCAGCTCAAGTAACTGGTCCCGCTCCTGAGTCTGACGCAAGTCCAGAAAGGCTTGACGTTTGCCACGCCCAGTGTCGATCAGAAGTGCTTGCACCTGCGGCAGATGCGGCGCCGAGATCGCCAGTACGTTCGCACCGTGCTGTGCAAGGGTCCTACCAGCAACCGGAGCAGCAATGACACGAGAAAGATCCAGTACCCGCACGCCAGACAATGGCTGGGTGGGATCTACCCCCCTTCCAACCGGTTCGGCCGGTGCATCACCTATTCGCTGAATCTCGAACAATGGCAGACCGGACAGCGCACCCGACTGTGGATGACGCTGCCACTGATCGGTAGTACGAACCGCTGACCCGACCAGACCAGCTTCTGCCAACTGAGACTCAAGCTGCTCAGCCTGCCATCTCTGCAAGGCTGCACTGACTGCCTCACGCGACGGCTCACACCCCAGAATGCGCAGTACGCCCTCACGGTGATGGGGAAACGCTGTGTGAAGTTGTACCCACTGTCGGTTGGCAGTCTGATAAAAGCCATGAAGATCATCGTGGGACTCACCGTTCGCTATCCCATCAACATGCAGGTAACGTTCCGACCTGAAACACGCCAGTGCGTGACGCTGGTCCACTTCAACCGTCTGCATTTGTCCTGTCCGGTCTCCCCAGATCTGCGCAGCCATGAGCGCCTGTGCTGAAATGGTTGCACTGGCGACTGGTCCAACATGAAACAGCGACGGCAGACTGTGATCCGCCCGCAACGCCAGCTGACTCAAAATACCTTGGGGCTGCCCGGTCATCTCCCAAAGGGAGTTCAGCACATGTTGGGGTGTCGGTTCAGACATGTTTAGCTCTTCTTGTTCAGGACTCGTGTACCGCGTCATGCCACAAAACAGTGCAAGACTCGCCTCACCCTCATCTTATCTCAGTGTCGACCTGTTTCCTGCACCGGCACATCTCGCGCCAACCCGTTGGCCCGATCCAGCCCTTTCGAAGAAACCAGGTCGAATATCTTCTGCGCCTTTGACAACATCCACGCCGCCAGCGAAGATGAAAGAAACACTCAGATCCACGCCAGACCAATGGTTCTCTCAATCGCCAGTTACCTTATACGAGACTCATGAGCGCGCTAATGTCCGATTCCACACCCGTTTCAAGCTTCTACTGTCCGACCCAGATACACATGGGTCAGGGCTCAGTTCGTATCCTGCCCGAACTGTTGCACAACCTAAAGGTCCAGTCCATCCTGATCGTGATTGACCAGGCTGTTCACGACAGTCCATATGGGCAGGCAGTTCTCGCGATACTGGATCGTGAGAAGTTTCAGTATCAGACATTTACCGAGATCAAACCAGATCCGGGTGACGATGTAGTAATGAAAGGCTTTTCCTGTCTCCCGCAAGAGCAAAACCGTGCGATCGTGGCCATTGGTGGCGGTAGTAGCATGGATGTCGCCAAAGCCATCGGGATTCTCGCCACCAACGGTGGAAGAATCCATGATTACGAAGGCATCGACAAGTTTACGACGTCACCTCTGCCGTTATTTGCCTTGCCCACAACGGCAGGAACCGGATCCGAGGTTTCCGGATCATGCGTGATCACAGACACGGCATCTGGCAGAAAGATGTCAATCCGGCATGCAAGACTCAATCCGGCCCGGCACGCGATCCTGGACCCCGATGCGTTACAGACGCTACCGGCTCACGTTGCAGCACACGCCGGTGTGGACGCCTTCGTGCACGCACTGGAGTCACTCACCTCTCGTCAGGCCAACCTGATCACGGATGCCATCAACCTGCAGGCCATCACACTTCTGGCGACAAGCTTGCCAGCCTTTGTGAGTGACCGGCGCAACGCCGATGCGGCACTCAAGTGTCTGGTGGGATCTGCCTTGGCCGGCACGGTGTTTGGTCAAACAGGGCTGGGCAATGTTCACTGCATGGCCCGCTTTGTGGGCGCCCGGTATCATGTCTCGCATGGCCTCTCGAACGCCTTGTGTCTGCCTGTCGTAGCGCGTTTCAACGCACTGGCTGTGCCGCAGAAATATGCAGACGTCGCCCGCGCCATGGGCGTGAGCGCATCGGACACACCGCAAAACGATGCCGTCAAGGCTGCACTGCAAGCAATCGAGAATCTGTGCGCGGCGGTCGACATTCCGCAAGGACTGCGCGACGTCGGCGCCAATCCAGAGGACTTTCCAGAGATGGCGGCCGACTGCCTCAAAGCGGGCTATAACAAGTGGAATCCGCGGCAAACCAGCGAGCAGGAGTTTCTGGAGTT
This sequence is a window from Orrella marina. Protein-coding genes within it:
- the pagP gene encoding lipid IV(A) palmitoyltransferase PagP; the protein is MKKALVQSLSCAMLAAPASIAVAGPSGSEENWMRSAWNTAVDHVSTTWRDGDIELYVPLYTWHLPFAYRQELLDSYTEYPGGIGLGKGRYNQNGNWEGMYAMGFRDSHGDPSFMLGYGWVPTWELGQSQVKVGVGLTGFLMSRSDYFGGIPFPGVLPVASVSYKNLALQAAYVPGGQNNGNVFFIWGKWTFN
- the phnE gene encoding phosphonate ABC transporter, permease protein PhnE, with the translated sequence MATVTDQTGVTPSLKPFSISPKAKIGFLLMLVYVIYAAAQLDFTYSRFITGLDNASTFLARMIPPNFSRSSILIKGMLESLEIAVLASTLGIALALPIGLLGARNLMPGWASWPARTLVAVCRALHPVIVAILFVKAVGFGALAGILALTVASIGFIGKLFTEAVEEISIKQVEAVRASGASFANVILFAVLPQVFARFVGFSTYQFDSNLRNSTMVGIVGAGGIGGTLFSAFQRFDYDFVAAILITIIAVIMLGEILANLVRAIFVDNLSLGDIFKREPRAQKRPDGADA
- a CDS encoding PQQ-dependent sugar dehydrogenase, producing MKSCATRTFSVTNIVRCALFIVMSGTAGVASSQARLAPTVVAEGLENPWALAFIENGNMLVTERPGRLRVVSAEGGVGAALAGLPAISVGGQGGLLDLVTDREYGANRQLYFCYSEPDPENPTSRANSTALAKARLSDDRTQLEDVQVLFRQMPKIASTLHFGCRIIQLEDGSLLLGLGDRYGQMQQAQNLENHIGKVVRVFPDGSVPLNNPMFDGQSHAPEIWSYGHRNIQGGVMADDGTVWIHEHGPQGGDEVNRIRPGLNYGWPVITYGENYGGGRIGQGITQAPGMEQPVLQWTPSIAPSGMAEITSDRYGADWKGNLIVGSLKFRNLHRLQVQGDSLVPASVELPDLKQRVRDVRQGPDGLLYILTDQADGQLIRLDPVQ
- a CDS encoding chromate transporter, with amino-acid sequence MSQDPTVVLALIDWWRLAENFLILSAISMGGPLILLPEMRRFLVVEQGWITNEQVTASVALAQSAPGPNVLFVALLGWNVGMNAGSYWTAFFAAMLSMICMMVPCSLIVYGAARWVQQNAHKLFVRAFKQGMSPVVISMLIASGWTLATAGTELQADWPIWLLSAVTVGLVLWGKIPLVLLIAIGGALGALGLLGGV
- the phnD gene encoding phosphate/phosphite/phosphonate ABC transporter substrate-binding protein, with the translated sequence MAPVAMAQECGNRGDLDTLYCDENKDLVADTPTDPAKLKDPSTIVFTYTPVEDPAVYEDLFSPFVDYLADCVDKRVVFYQVQSNAAEIEAMRSGRLHVGGFSTGPTAFAVNIAGAVPFAVKGYEDGFQGYNLIVIAKKDKPYESLKDLKGQKVAHTSPSSNSGHMAPMALFPGQGLVPEQDYKVLFSGKHDQSVMGVNSGDYDAAAVASDVFNRMAERGQINKDDFKIIYTSAKFPTSSFAYSHDLKPELRDKMLTCFYEYRFPDSMKQAFDGADRFYPISFKDDWAIIREVAEAGGQSFNRASYEAETAKSKK
- a CDS encoding sensor domain-containing diguanylate cyclase — its product is MPRTRTAPLKALRTQLTLWFGGLLLITLAGVALYVGQIASKEIMHTAGETLSVSTRASAELLATSLSEREREIELLRQTLEYEDDLSNLEARLMVERIQQLKSGYAWIGLTDKHGNIVQATDGMLIGENARERPWFKGAFDGLFIGDLHLAVMLAKLLPELQDNQPMRFIDIAVPIESDNGDVAGVLAAHLHWTWVTDVVKSIQQHDKLLQNAELMIVNAQGAVLYPEQHTGVTGIPQDLKPSITYENLLWPDGRHYLTSVAPVGTATSIDLGWQVVMRQPIESTTQAVAALQIRLLWLGALTFLVIILIAHRIAIRLTRPIEELVRVARIIEREPEHARFPSESGSPELTALTRALESMTSSLLSREQELANLNANLETQVESRTDELRQANQKLELLARTDPLTGLLNRRHFEEALHVHHRQFLQTREPYDILMLDADHFKSINDRFGHQIGDQVLQTLGKLMVQTIRGTDVCARYGGEEFIILVPRRSSSSEGRELAERIRQLVEQTEFMHAGHVTISVGVSQSHKSDASPEAVIARADAALYQAKAQGRNQVVQIPGDTAC
- a CDS encoding iron-containing alcohol dehydrogenase; amino-acid sequence: MSDSTPVSSFYCPTQIHMGQGSVRILPELLHNLKVQSILIVIDQAVHDSPYGQAVLAILDREKFQYQTFTEIKPDPGDDVVMKGFSCLPQEQNRAIVAIGGGSSMDVAKAIGILATNGGRIHDYEGIDKFTTSPLPLFALPTTAGTGSEVSGSCVITDTASGRKMSIRHARLNPARHAILDPDALQTLPAHVAAHAGVDAFVHALESLTSRQANLITDAINLQAITLLATSLPAFVSDRRNADAALKCLVGSALAGTVFGQTGLGNVHCMARFVGARYHVSHGLSNALCLPVVARFNALAVPQKYADVARAMGVSASDTPQNDAVKAALQAIENLCAAVDIPQGLRDVGANPEDFPEMAADCLKAGYNKWNPRQTSEQEFLELFKAAY
- the phnC gene encoding phosphonate ABC transporter ATP-binding protein, with product MGAALRIENLFKSYKAGVPVLQGIDLEVSGDGVTAIIGPSGTGKSTLLRCINRLVEPTSGKVVLETGSGEIDLASVRGSALRQARRRVGMVFQEYNLVERLSVMENLLTGRLGYLPAWKAWLRRFDQTDINHAFELLESVGLAQHASQRADALSGGQRQRVGIARALMQRPELLLADEPTSSLDPKTSVEIMELMTGLAQAQSIPIIINMHDVELAKRFARRIIGMSGGKIVFDGDKSTLEASHLKQIYGGESWLQ
- the phnE gene encoding phosphonate ABC transporter, permease protein PhnE, encoding MSEAVAAQTKQTNPGTQHDRIWVRYTLGQRVLRFAIYLAVVIAIVQSIRNINIIPEFLYDAPEQMADLFNRMWPVDWAHYPDSVHTALVETIHIATLGTILSVMLAIPVGLLAANNFTPSKILNFLARLILVSSRSVNSLVWALLFIAIFGPGPLAGTMAIAFRSIGFVGKLVGEAIEQAHAGSIEALKAAGATKSSQLNYGYWPQIKPAFWSIVLLRWDINVRESAVLGLVGAGGIGMTLDTAMNLFQWERVAVILIAIFVIVILAEILITQVRKRIL
- a CDS encoding CoA transferase produces the protein MSEPTPQHVLNSLWEMTGQPQGILSQLALRADHSLPSLFHVGPVASATISAQALMAAQIWGDRTGQMQTVEVDQRHALACFRSERYLHVDGIANGESHDDLHGFYQTANRQWVQLHTAFPHHREGVLRILGCEPSREAVSAALQRWQAEQLESQLAEAGLVGSAVRTTDQWQRHPQSGALSGLPLFEIQRIGDAPAEPVGRGVDPTQPLSGVRVLDLSRVIAAPVAGRTLAQHGANVLAISAPHLPQVQALLIDTGRGKRQAFLDLRQTQERDQLLELVRQGDVFIQAFRPGGLTQKGMGPEALARVRPGIIYVTLSAYGHTGPWAMRRGYDSLVQSATGIAHAEGMAAGLSGPGKLPCQALDYASGYLAAMGAMVALRRRATEGGSWLVRVSLAQTARWLRQLGERENGLLEPELTLDEVRPWLQTMQTPFGEVAAVAPAEQMAATPARFNQVCVPCGTHEPEW
- a CDS encoding chromate transporter; translated protein: MSPEPRKAPGSVRELFVFFSLLALQGFGGIIAFIEKGLVQNKKWMTREEFLEDWAVARTMPGPPAINMGIIIGSRHFGARGAFAAVLGVFLFPSFLVLGLAVLYSSFGHLPEVSNALRGMGAVAAGLLIATGIKLLTALPSNVMGLRVCAVLVVVTFVMIGLLHMRVAYALFGLGGLACVYAYRCLGRHRAADPASSRKDRGQS